In the genome of Crassostrea angulata isolate pt1a10 chromosome 6, ASM2561291v2, whole genome shotgun sequence, the window tatatatatatatatatatatatatattttttttttttttttttttttaagagtttgtatgattagagaaaaaaaataacatgtcaAAAATACTActgtaatatatttgtatacacatgaattaaaataaaccttataaaatataaattttaccatgcataaaataaatatgtatattatgCAACCACCTCGTAAgaatgtcataatgcacatgtattactTGTACTTCAATAAGCAAatatcaatgaagaaaaatatgcaCCTGTTAAtacttatataaaatttaaatttaattggcACAATCATACACATTAGATGTAGAATAAACCATTTCCATGGCCTGCAGACTATATAGGTCAAGATCTAGTCATTGAAATGTACAGTGCCTACAGGTTTCTGCAACCTGagatatgaatatatatgtaaaataacaaatacctTGTCAAATAAGTTATATCAAAGCATAAATTTTATGTAAAggtgataaaaaatgttttatgctGGCATTTTCATTGAAGTTGGAAAGAAACTGGTAAGTTGCTGATAGTAATTTAGAAAGCAATCATTTATAGCATTTCACATCTTCTgataatatgtatatatcagtaccgtattttgaaaaaaaaaccctttattAGTATATTCAGATTATGTCATTTACAACTTCTAATTCTAAAGTTCATAAAAGTTATTTAGTACCAAATTATGAATAGtttagagatttttttatataataaaatgtgATCAATCTACAGACTAACAAAGATTTCAAAGACATGTGAATCAATTACTTTCCCTTTACCTCTTGGCATGATCAAGGTCTTCCTGAGTGTATAGGTTGTcaagaaaacatttcatttcttatatCACTAACAGCTAGCAATAAAGATCAGTATCAACTcattactagatcttgaccttcaatacaacagaaaaataaatcagtttTCCCCATACCACACTGAAtcaaattttgtataatttaaaatCACAGTAATGAGTTCTTCAGATTTACCTCCCTTGTCCCCTAGATCAGCCAGCCTGGCCTCTAGGTGCGACTTCTCACGACTCAACAACCAGCACAGATAGATGGTGTGGTGCAGCAGGGGCACCAGGAAACAGTCAGTGCTGCTGATATTCATACAGGACAATGCGGATTCTGCATATTTTAGTGCTGCCTCTCTGTCTCCTAGTTTTTGGTGGCACAGTGAAAGCACACAGAGTGTGCACACAACATCGCTGTGCTGATTGCCCTGTATGCTCTCCTGTACTGGGAGGTATTTTTCCATAATGCTTACACAATGAGAGAAATCATTTTTCTGCAACCTTTCAATACCTTCCTGGATTTTTCTTTGGTAAAGGAATTCCTTGAATTCATCAGAAAACCGCAGACAGTCTACTGTGAATATGTGAGTAAGGTAATGCTCAAATGCCCTGCTTCTCTGTGCTATTGTTTCACTGGTAAAATTTCCAATTACCAATTTTCCAGGAAAGGAGATATGCTCCATTTCCTTTGGAAACTTTTTCTTAAGTTTAGAATTTAGAACACTAAAATCAGAATATCTTTTTTCTATTGTTCCAGGAGTGCTGTCCCTTTCTCCCTCTGAACCAATGGAAAGTGTATATTGCTgaaataacaaacaaacaaaaaactaatAATCTcttaatttgtataaaaaatgaaattgttaatataattttcacaacaccccccttttcaatataaaatatcaaaacagaaACAAGTACCACAAAAGAAGATCTTCCTTCTTTCACTTTTTCTGCTTTGATCACCTCAAATATTACTGCTCTTGTTCCTGGGTTGTCTCCCTTAACATTAACAATGCAGGAATTTTTCTCATGCTCtgtaaaataatatcaaatgtaatgttaaagtaattTCATAGAATATTGACCTACAAAACAGTCCATGACTACATAGTTTTATATCTACATATTAATTGAGTGCAAATTTCTATGTGAGTGTTATACATGCATGGTTGTTAACATTTTTggtaattaattaatcaataacATCTATTGAAAGTTTGGAAAACTTCCACAATTACATGTTATTAGAAAGAATGTCCAACTGTTAAATGATAATGTCATTCGGTTTATCATTTAACTCAAATCAATAATTACAGTGTAAAGATTCTGTTCTCTTTGGAACAAGCTGtctaatattaaacatttatcaacactattaaaaataatcaagtgTTGTTGAAAATGAACTTTAGACTCTTTGATGAAAAAGGGTGTACATATGATTaatcaataatatatatactatataaagAACTGATGATatcttttttcaaagattacGATTCTCTTTATTATACCAGCTATCATTGTATATTTCGTCACTAAACCCATTACTATGTTGAATTTTATCTTTTAGAATGTTACTTGGTAACAAACATTATACTTTGTTTTGGTACTTCCTGGTTATCTATTTTGAGAGTTAAGTTTTCGCTGAAATTTTCAAACTCCTCTTCCTCCTCTGCTAAGAACCTGTCCTGTACATCCTCAACAGAGTCAAGAGCCTGCTTTAAACCACGACTAATACGGTTATCTCGAATAAAACTCATTCTCCGCTTACATCACAGCATCCGTGGTTTAACAATATCGTCATTCAAACTTCTCGTTATTTGTTTTGATTGTCTACTTTCATTTTCTCAACGGATGTTTTGATAATTCGTTCGATTAATCCTTaacttttctttatttcaagTTGGTGATTAAGCcttaaagaagaaaatgaaacgTTGATACgtgataaatgtataaaatattgcTTAATAAGTACAAATAGATATCTTTCAAACGCGTGCCAGGCAGAGTTCAGCGCggcgttgttgttgtttttttttttcagaaaaggaTA includes:
- the LOC128189191 gene encoding sorting nexin-20-like, with amino-acid sequence MSFIRDNRISRGLKQALDSVEDVQDRFLAEEEEEFENFSENLTLKIDNQEVPKQKHEKNSCIVNVKGDNPGTRAVIFEVIKAEKVKEGRSSFVQYTLSIGSEGERDSTPGTIEKRYSDFSVLNSKLKKKFPKEMEHISFPGKLVIGNFTSETIAQRSRAFEHYLTHIFTVDCLRFSDEFKEFLYQRKIQEGIERLQKNDFSHCVSIMEKYLPVQESIQGNQHSDVVCTLCVLSLCHQKLGDREAALKYAESALSCMNISSTDCFLVPLLHHTIYLCWLLSREKSHLEARLADLGDKGGKSEELITVILNYTKFDSVWYGEN